From one Sardina pilchardus chromosome 6, fSarPil1.1, whole genome shotgun sequence genomic stretch:
- the rspo3 gene encoding R-spondin-3, giving the protein MQLQLISFVLILRCMEYTNCQQHASRHRHKPSTGCQSGCLTCSEYNGCLSCKPRLFIFLERNGMKQTGVCLPSCPSGYYGTRSPDRNDCTKCRPECDSCFTSNFCTRCRPGFYLHQGKCLQTCPEGRVASTAQRECVLECPADCESCVSSDACTRCAAGFFLLQAKCLHTCPEEYEPSDPALECIPQVHCEVDEWSEWSPCSRPGKTCGFKRGEETRTRKVLRTPSPQGNPCPPIHEKRDCVVRKKKCPGKGNRRPDRKNRNNRRDKENTESRHERKRERDKDRKTAATAPAAGVEEDSENRNKTERRRRRGHTRNPTSVDGVTGQ; this is encoded by the exons ATGCAATTACAATTGATCTCCTTTGTTTTGATCTTGCGCTGTATGGAGTACACTAATTGTCAGCAACACGCCTCCAGGCACCGGCACAAAC CGAGCACGGGGTGTCAGAGCGGGTGTTTGACGTGTTCGGAGTACAATGGCTGCCTGTCCTGCAAGCCGCGGCTCTTCATCTTCCTGGAGAGGAACGGCATGAAACAGACAGGCGTGTGTCTGCCCTCCTGTCCCAGCGGTTACTACGGTACCCGCTCCCCAGACAGAAATGACTGCACTA AGTGCCGGCCGGAGTGTGACTCCTGCTTCACCAGCAACTTCTGCACTCGCTGCCGGCCCGGCTTCTACCTGCACCAGGGGAAGTGCCTGCAGACCTGCCCCGAGGGCCGAGTAGCCAGTACCGCCCAGCGCGAGTGTGTTCTCG AGTGCCCCGCAGACTGCGAGAGCTGCGTGAGCAGCGACGCGTGCACCAGGTGTGCGGCCGGCTTCTTCCTCCTGCAAGCAAAGTGCCTCCACACCTGCCCTGAGGAGTACGAGCCCAGCGACCCGGCCCTGGAGTGCATCCCTCAAG TGCACTGTGAGGTGGACGAATGGAGCGAATGGAGCCCCTGCTCTCGCCCGGGCAAGACGTGCGGCTTCAAGCGGGGCGAGGAGACGAGAACCCGGAAGGTTCTCAGGACGCCCTCCCCGCAGGGCAACCCCTGCCCCCCCATCCACGAGAAGAGGGACTGCGTGGTGAGGAAGAAAAAGTGCCCAG GCAAGGGGAACCGACGGCCCGACAGGAAGAACCGCAACAACCGAAGGGACAAAGAGAACACGGAGAGTCGccacgagaggaagagagagagggacaaggaCAGGAAGACTGCCGCCACCGCTCCAGCtgcaggggtggaggaggactcGGAAAACAGGAATAAAACGGAGCGGCGACGTCGGAGAGGCCATACGAGGAACCCCACCTCTGTGGATGGAGTCACTGGGCAATAG
- the rnf146 gene encoding E3 ubiquitin-protein ligase rnf146, giving the protein MASCGEVDHSASLLASRKGGSDSLPGSGGSSPSLPVPECAICLQSCVHPVRLPCRHIFCFLCVKGASWQSKRCALCRQEVPEDFLERPTLLSPEELKASAAGKAPGEYAWYYEGRNGWWQYDERTSRELEDAFSKGKKTAEMLIAGFLYVADLENMVQYRRNEHGRRRKMKRDVVDIPKKGVAGLRLDSDAVAQAAAAAGGRESSADGADTSGVPGTSAGGATAAAPPILVPPGRPPTSLGGQPTSPSSHSSSSDDGLSLERAFVHLQIGRSPAPERGGVLEGEEDEEEDDEDDEDETSPSRFSSSHDASVDESVPESSTEDEEDNDQRPTTGEEEEEGTAATAWQGLHRPRPNPEERSPPGGASSVTSSSGAGGGGGGGGGGGGAGGSSLGSRRPDGQCTVTEV; this is encoded by the coding sequence ATGGCTAGCTGTGGCGAGGTTGACCACTCGGCGAGCCTGCTGGCCAGCAGAAAGGGGGGCAGTGATTCGTTGCCGGGGTCGGGcggctcctctccctccctgcctgtgCCGGAGTGTGCCATCTGCTTGCAGAGCTGCGTGCACCCTGTGCGCCTGCCCTGCCGCCACATCTTCTGCTTCCTCTGTGTGAAGGGCGCGTCCTGGCAGAGCAAGCGCTGCGCCCTTTGCAGACAGGAGGTGCCCGAAGACTTTCTGGAGCGGCCCACGCTGCTGTCACCGGAAGAGCTCAAGGCTTCGGCGGCCGGCAAGGCGCCGGGCGAGTACGCCTGGTACTACGAGGGCCGAAACGGATGGTGGCAGTACGATGAGCGCACCAGCCGTGAGTTGGAGGACGCCTTTTCCAAGGGCAAGAAGACTGCAGAGATGCTGATCGCCGGGTTCCTGTACGTGGCCGACCTGGAGAACATGGTCCAGTACCGGCGCAACGAGCACGGCCGCCGCCGCAAGATGAAGCGCGACGTCGTGGACATCCCCAAGAAGGGCGTGGCCGGGTTGAGGCTGGACTCAGATGCCGTGGCACAGGCGGCCGCCGCGGCAGGAGGGCGCGAGAGCTCGGCAGACGGGGCAGATACCTCCGGAGTGCCAGGGACCAGCGCTGGTGGCGCCACTGCGGCTGCCCCCCCTATTCTGGTGCCCCCTGGCCGACCCCCTACCTCCCTTGGTGGCCAGCCCACAAGCCCCTCTAgccactcctcctcttcagacGATGGGCTCTCGTTGGAAAGGGCCTTTGTCCACCTCCAGATTGGCCGCAGTCCGGCTCCAGAGAGAGGCGGCGTcctggagggagaagaggatgaggaggaggacgacgaggacgaCGAAGATGAGACCTCTCCCTCACGCTTTTCCTCTTCCCACGATGCCTCAGTCGATGAATCTGTACCAGAGAGCAGcactgaggatgaggaggataaCGATCAGAGGCCTACtactggagaggaggaggaggagggtacgGCTGCTACGGCTTGGCAAGGACTTCACCGACCCAGACCAAACCCAGAGGAGCGCTCCCCACCCGGAGGTGCTTCCTCCGTCACCAGCAGCagcggtgctggtggtggtggtggtggtggtggtggcggcggtggggcTGGTGGTAGTAGCTTAGGCTCCCGGAGGCCCGATGGGCAGTGTACAGTGACTGAAGTGTAA